A part of Prevotella melaninogenica genomic DNA contains:
- the secA gene encoding preprotein translocase subunit SecA, which yields MNFNKILKAIFGDKSTRDMKLIQPYVDKVKATYPEIKALSNDELRAKTKEIQKYVQDAGKEQREKIAELRTTIEATPIEEREAIFNQIDKLEKEALDNYEKALDEVMPVAFSIVKDTARRFAENEETIVTATDFDRELAADPSKDFITIDGDKAIYHNHWTAGGNDLKWEMVHYDVQIFGGVVLHQGKIAEMATGEGKTLVATLPVFLNALTGNGVHVVTVNDYLAKRDSEWMGPLYMFNGLSVDCIDKHQPNSPSRRKAYQADITFGTNNEFGFDYLRDNMAVSPADLVQRQHNYAIVDEVDSVLIDDARTPLIISGPVPKGDVQMFEEFQPLVQSLYEVQRKQATELLSEARHKLAEAQKNANNKETFQKLQEEGFLALYRSFKALPKNKALIKFLSEEGIKAGMLKTEEYYMANNNREMPKAIEPLYFVTDEKMNSCDLTDKGTAWLAAQVKDDQLFVLPDITTDLSELEKQKDDKVIDEQTYIDKKDAMMAHYGVQSERVHTLQQLLKAYTMFNKDDEYVVLNGEVKIVDEQTGRIMEGRRWSDGLHQAVEAKEHVKVEAATQTFATITLQNYFRMYHKLAGMTGTASTEAGEFWDIYKLDVVEIPTNRPILRKDMEDRVYKTAREKYAAVIDEVEAMRNQGRPCLVGTTSVEISELLSKMLNMRKIPHQVLNAKQHLKEAQIVAEAGRSVDGLGAVTIATNMAGRGTDIKLSQEVKDAGGLAIIGTERHESRRVDRQLRGRAGRQGDPGSSVFYVSLEDKLMRLFGSERIAKVMDRLGFEDGERIESSMISNSIERAQKKVEENNFGIRKRLLEYDDVMNKQRTVIYEKRRHALMGERIGMDISNIIWDRCVSIVENNDYEGCKEAFLKVLAMECPFTEEEFNGGNTAELAERSFQAAMEAFNRKTERIQTVAWPIIKQVYENQGAMYERIMVPITDGKRVYNIPCDLKEAYESEAKSVVKQFEKVILLHIIDDDWKENLRQLDDLRHSVQNASYEQKDPLLIFKLESVKLWDNMIDDMNNRTASVLMRGQIPEMQPADEIQEAAPEEHSQQYKEEKVELNDPNQVAAAQHDTREGAQEVNHTPYRAEKMPLPNDPCPCGSGKKFKKCHGRNIR from the coding sequence ATGAATTTCAATAAGATATTAAAGGCAATTTTTGGAGATAAGTCAACACGTGATATGAAGCTTATACAACCATACGTAGATAAGGTAAAGGCTACATATCCAGAGATTAAAGCACTTAGCAATGATGAATTGCGTGCGAAAACAAAAGAAATCCAGAAGTATGTTCAGGATGCAGGAAAGGAACAGCGTGAGAAGATAGCAGAACTTCGTACAACGATTGAAGCTACACCTATTGAGGAGCGTGAAGCAATCTTCAACCAAATAGATAAGCTTGAGAAAGAGGCTCTTGATAACTATGAGAAAGCTCTTGATGAGGTTATGCCTGTAGCTTTCTCCATTGTTAAAGATACAGCACGTCGTTTCGCTGAGAATGAGGAAACGATTGTAACTGCAACTGACTTCGACCGTGAGTTGGCTGCTGACCCTTCAAAAGACTTTATTACTATTGATGGCGATAAGGCTATTTACCACAATCATTGGACAGCTGGTGGCAATGACCTAAAATGGGAAATGGTCCACTATGATGTACAGATATTCGGTGGCGTTGTTCTTCATCAGGGTAAGATTGCCGAGATGGCTACTGGTGAAGGTAAGACCCTTGTTGCTACCCTACCAGTATTCCTCAATGCCCTTACAGGTAATGGTGTTCACGTCGTAACAGTCAACGATTATCTTGCAAAGCGTGACTCTGAGTGGATGGGTCCTCTCTATATGTTCAACGGTCTTTCTGTTGATTGTATTGACAAGCACCAGCCAAACTCTCCTTCTCGTCGTAAAGCTTATCAAGCAGACATTACTTTCGGTACTAACAACGAGTTTGGTTTCGACTATCTGCGCGACAATATGGCAGTATCACCAGCCGACCTCGTACAACGCCAGCATAACTATGCTATTGTCGATGAGGTTGACTCTGTGTTGATTGACGATGCTCGTACACCTCTTATTATTAGTGGTCCTGTACCAAAGGGTGACGTGCAGATGTTTGAAGAGTTCCAGCCATTGGTTCAGAGCCTTTATGAGGTTCAGCGTAAACAGGCTACAGAACTTCTTTCTGAAGCTCGCCACAAGTTAGCAGAGGCACAGAAGAATGCTAACAACAAAGAGACTTTCCAGAAGCTACAAGAGGAAGGTTTCCTTGCCCTCTATCGTTCATTCAAGGCACTTCCTAAGAACAAGGCACTGATTAAATTCCTTTCCGAAGAAGGTATCAAAGCTGGTATGCTGAAGACGGAGGAGTATTATATGGCTAATAATAACCGTGAAATGCCAAAGGCTATTGAGCCACTCTACTTCGTAACAGATGAGAAGATGAACTCATGTGACCTTACTGATAAGGGTACTGCATGGTTGGCTGCACAGGTAAAGGATGATCAGTTGTTCGTGTTACCTGATATAACAACAGACCTTTCTGAACTTGAGAAGCAGAAGGATGATAAAGTTATTGATGAGCAGACATATATCGATAAGAAAGATGCGATGATGGCTCATTATGGAGTTCAGAGTGAGCGTGTTCACACATTGCAGCAACTCCTAAAGGCTTACACGATGTTCAACAAGGACGATGAGTATGTTGTCTTGAACGGAGAAGTTAAGATTGTTGACGAGCAGACAGGACGTATCATGGAAGGTCGTCGTTGGAGCGATGGTTTGCACCAGGCTGTTGAAGCTAAGGAACACGTAAAGGTGGAGGCTGCAACACAGACTTTCGCAACCATTACCTTACAGAACTACTTCCGTATGTATCACAAGCTTGCAGGTATGACTGGTACCGCTTCAACTGAGGCTGGTGAGTTCTGGGATATCTATAAACTCGATGTTGTTGAGATTCCAACCAACCGTCCAATTCTCCGTAAGGATATGGAAGACCGCGTTTATAAGACTGCACGTGAGAAGTATGCAGCTGTTATCGACGAGGTTGAGGCAATGAGAAACCAAGGTCGTCCTTGTCTTGTTGGTACAACATCTGTCGAAATCAGTGAGCTTTTGAGTAAGATGCTTAACATGCGTAAGATCCCACATCAGGTATTGAATGCTAAGCAGCACTTGAAAGAGGCTCAGATTGTAGCCGAGGCAGGTCGTTCAGTAGATGGTCTTGGTGCTGTGACAATTGCAACCAACATGGCTGGTCGTGGTACAGACATCAAACTTTCTCAGGAAGTTAAGGACGCTGGTGGTTTGGCTATCATTGGTACAGAGCGTCATGAGAGCCGCCGTGTAGACCGTCAGCTTCGTGGTCGTGCTGGTCGTCAAGGTGACCCAGGTTCATCAGTATTCTATGTGTCACTTGAAGATAAGTTGATGCGACTCTTCGGTTCAGAGCGTATTGCCAAAGTAATGGATAGACTGGGCTTTGAAGATGGTGAACGTATTGAGAGTTCAATGATTTCAAACAGCATTGAACGCGCTCAGAAGAAGGTTGAAGAAAATAACTTTGGTATTCGTAAACGTCTGTTAGAATATGATGATGTCATGAACAAACAGCGTACGGTTATCTATGAGAAGCGTCGTCACGCTTTGATGGGTGAGCGTATCGGTATGGATATCTCTAACATTATATGGGACCGTTGCGTCAGCATTGTTGAAAACAATGATTACGAAGGCTGTAAAGAAGCATTCTTGAAGGTTCTTGCTATGGAATGCCCATTCACTGAGGAAGAGTTCAATGGTGGAAACACTGCAGAGCTTGCAGAGCGCAGCTTCCAAGCTGCTATGGAGGCTTTCAACCGCAAGACAGAGCGTATCCAAACTGTTGCATGGCCTATTATCAAGCAGGTATATGAGAATCAGGGCGCAATGTATGAGCGTATTATGGTTCCTATTACCGATGGCAAGCGTGTCTACAACATTCCCTGCGACCTAAAAGAGGCTTACGAGAGCGAAGCTAAGTCCGTTGTAAAACAATTTGAGAAGGTTATTCTCCTCCATATCATTGATGATGATTGGAAAGAGAACCTCCGTCAGTTAGACGACCTCCGTCACTCTGTACAGAATGCTTCATACGAGCAGAAAGACCCATTGCTCATCTTCAAATTGGAGAGTGTGAAGTTATGGGACAACATGATTGACGATATGAACAATCGTACAGCAAGTGTACTTATGCGTGGTCAGATTCCAGAGATGCAACCTGCTGATGAGATTCAGGAAGCTGCACCAGAGGAGCATAGCCAACAATACAAGGAGGAGAAGGTTGAACTCAATGATCCTAATCAGGTTGCTGCAGCACAGCATGACACCCGAGAAGGAGCACAGGAAGTAAACCACACTCCATACCGTGCTGAGAAGATGCCACTTCCAAACGACCCATGTCCATGTGGTAGTGGTAAGAAATTTAAGAAGTGTCATGGTCGCAATATTCGTTAA
- a CDS encoding ABC transporter ATP-binding protein, translating into MVAIFVNNLIKKFGDKTAVSIPDFCFPSNEIIGLVGNNGAGKTTFFRLILNLIKADNGVVNFCITDEVSNHDKENIQEIRTSISNLEESWKSYIAAYLDESFLIDFLTPREFFSFISKVNNISKQEMEERLNSLRTFLGNEVLGRKVYIRELSAGNKQKVGITATLLSCPKFIILDEPFNFLDPSSQNHLKKILIEYKTQHRASILISSHNLHHTTDISDRIVLMENGEIIKNIDNVTETSIKDLENYFL; encoded by the coding sequence ATGGTCGCAATATTCGTTAATAACCTTATAAAGAAATTCGGGGATAAGACAGCTGTGTCTATCCCCGATTTTTGTTTCCCATCCAATGAGATAATTGGTCTCGTTGGTAATAATGGTGCTGGTAAAACTACTTTTTTCCGTTTAATTCTTAATCTTATCAAAGCGGATAATGGTGTCGTGAACTTCTGTATTACAGATGAAGTAAGTAATCATGATAAAGAAAACATTCAGGAAATCAGGACATCAATTTCTAACCTTGAGGAATCTTGGAAAAGTTATATAGCAGCTTATCTCGATGAGAGTTTTCTTATTGACTTCCTAACACCAAGAGAATTCTTTAGCTTCATTTCCAAAGTAAATAACATCAGCAAACAAGAGATGGAAGAACGGCTAAACAGCCTAAGAACTTTCCTTGGCAATGAGGTTCTTGGTAGAAAAGTATATATTCGTGAACTATCTGCAGGAAACAAACAGAAGGTTGGAATTACCGCTACCCTTCTCTCTTGCCCTAAGTTTATCATTCTTGATGAACCATTCAACTTCCTTGATCCAAGTAGTCAAAATCATTTAAAGAAGATTCTAATAGAATACAAAACGCAACATCGAGCTTCTATCCTTATCTCAAGTCATAACCTACACCACACAACAGATATTAGTGACAGAATCGTACTGATGGAGAATGGTGAGATTATAAAGAACATTGATAACGTAACAGAAACATCAATAAAGGATTTAGAAAATTACTTCTTATAG
- a CDS encoding alpha amylase C-terminal domain-containing protein, which yields MVTKKTTTKKAPVKKTSVRTTKSKELSHIGLVKNDAYLAPYEDAIRGRHEHALWKMNQLTQNGKMTLSDFANGYNYYGLHQTADGWVFREWAPNATDIFLVGDFNGWSEQEAYQCHKIKGTGNWELTLPHDALQHGQYYKMRVHWEGGEGERIPAWAQRVVQDESSKIFSAQVWAPAKPYVWKKKTFKPQTSPLLIYECHIGMAQDEEKVGSYNEFREKVLPRVVKDGYNAIQIMAIQEHPYYGSFGYHVSSFFAASSRFGTPEELKALIDEAHKNGIAVIMDIVHSHAVKNEVEGLGNLAGDPNQYFYQGDRHEHPAWDSLCFDYGKDEVLHFLLSNCKYWLNEYHFDGFRFDGVTSMLYYSHGLGEAFCNYADYFNGHQDDNAICYLTLANCLIHEVNKNAVTIAEEVSGMPGLAAKFKDGGYGFDYRMAMNIPDYWIKTIKELPDEAWKPSSIFWEIKNRRSDEKTISYCESHDQALVGDKTIIFRLVDADMYWHFRKGDETEMVHRGIALHKMIRLATIAAINGGYLNFMGNEFGHPEWIDFPREGNGWSYKYARRQWNLVDNEELCYHLLGDFDRKMLEVVKSEKKFNETPVQEIWHNDGDQILAFSRGDLIFVFNFSPIRSYSDYGFLVPEGSYNVVLNTDAKEFGGYGFADDTVEHLTNADPLYAEDHKGWLKLYIPARSAVVLRKK from the coding sequence ATGGTAACAAAGAAGACCACAACAAAGAAGGCTCCTGTCAAGAAGACTTCTGTCAGAACAACAAAAAGTAAAGAGTTATCTCATATAGGACTCGTAAAGAATGATGCCTATCTGGCTCCTTATGAGGATGCTATTCGTGGACGTCACGAGCATGCTCTTTGGAAGATGAATCAGTTGACGCAAAACGGTAAAATGACACTATCGGATTTTGCTAATGGATATAACTACTACGGTTTGCATCAGACGGCTGACGGATGGGTGTTCCGTGAATGGGCTCCTAATGCAACAGATATTTTTCTCGTTGGTGATTTCAATGGTTGGAGTGAGCAGGAAGCATATCAATGTCATAAGATAAAGGGGACAGGTAACTGGGAACTAACACTTCCACATGATGCTTTACAGCATGGGCAGTACTATAAGATGCGTGTTCACTGGGAAGGAGGAGAAGGTGAACGTATCCCTGCTTGGGCACAACGTGTTGTTCAAGACGAGTCAAGTAAAATCTTCTCTGCGCAGGTATGGGCACCTGCAAAACCATACGTATGGAAGAAAAAGACATTCAAACCACAGACTTCTCCCCTCTTGATTTATGAGTGCCACATTGGTATGGCGCAAGATGAAGAAAAGGTTGGCTCTTATAATGAGTTCCGTGAGAAGGTCTTACCACGTGTTGTTAAGGACGGATACAATGCCATTCAGATTATGGCTATCCAAGAGCATCCGTACTATGGTAGCTTTGGTTATCATGTTAGTTCTTTCTTTGCAGCCAGTTCACGTTTCGGAACTCCTGAAGAATTGAAGGCACTTATTGATGAAGCGCATAAGAATGGTATTGCTGTTATCATGGACATCGTTCATTCGCATGCTGTAAAGAATGAGGTGGAAGGCTTGGGTAACTTAGCTGGTGACCCTAATCAATACTTCTATCAAGGTGATCGCCATGAGCATCCAGCATGGGATTCTCTGTGCTTTGACTATGGTAAAGATGAGGTGCTTCACTTCCTTTTGTCCAACTGTAAGTATTGGTTAAACGAATATCACTTTGATGGTTTCCGCTTTGATGGTGTTACATCAATGCTTTATTATAGTCATGGATTAGGCGAAGCATTCTGCAATTATGCTGATTACTTCAATGGTCATCAGGATGATAACGCTATCTGTTATCTGACACTTGCCAACTGTCTTATTCATGAGGTAAACAAGAACGCAGTCACTATCGCTGAGGAAGTGTCGGGTATGCCAGGCTTAGCTGCTAAGTTTAAAGATGGTGGATACGGCTTTGATTACCGTATGGCAATGAATATTCCAGATTACTGGATTAAGACAATTAAGGAGTTACCAGATGAAGCATGGAAACCATCTTCTATCTTCTGGGAAATAAAGAACCGTCGCTCCGACGAGAAGACAATCTCTTATTGTGAGTCGCATGACCAAGCATTGGTGGGGGATAAGACCATTATTTTCCGTTTAGTAGATGCTGATATGTACTGGCATTTCCGTAAGGGTGATGAAACAGAGATGGTTCATCGTGGTATTGCACTGCACAAGATGATTCGTCTGGCTACGATTGCAGCTATCAATGGTGGTTATTTGAACTTTATGGGTAATGAGTTCGGACATCCAGAATGGATTGACTTCCCGCGTGAGGGTAACGGTTGGAGTTATAAGTATGCACGTCGACAATGGAACTTGGTTGATAATGAAGAGTTGTGCTATCATCTACTTGGCGATTTCGACCGTAAGATGTTGGAGGTAGTTAAAAGTGAGAAGAAGTTTAATGAGACTCCTGTCCAAGAGATATGGCACAATGATGGCGATCAGATATTGGCATTCAGTAGGGGAGATTTAATCTTTGTTTTCAACTTCTCTCCAATACGCTCTTACTCAGATTATGGCTTCTTGGTGCCTGAAGGTTCGTATAATGTAGTATTAAACACTGATGCCAAAGAGTTTGGTGGTTATGGCTTTGCTGACGATACGGTAGAGCATCTCACAAATGCCGACCCACTGTATGCGGAAGATCATAAAGGTTGGCTCAAACTCTATATACCAGCTCGCAGTGCTGTGGTATTGAGAAAGAAGTAA
- the lptC gene encoding LPS export ABC transporter periplasmic protein LptC, producing the protein MRSSLYSLFIGLVLFIVSCVIASCTEEREHTAPAIHDRDSVPVMTTYGVNTLISDSGVIKYRIVTERWEINENKRPSRWTFNKGILLTQFDLKKHVVGYIQCDSAVYFDKDRRWELRGRVRILTAQGLNFYSNELYWDEREHQMWSYTYSHLKTPDKELQGNWFRSDEQMTNYEIRQTKGWGIFSNEEFMSPAGPAFPPMDTTHVDSMKGPIVLQK; encoded by the coding sequence ATGCGTTCAAGCCTTTATTCTCTGTTCATTGGCTTAGTATTATTCATAGTGAGCTGTGTCATAGCTTCTTGTACGGAGGAGCGTGAGCATACAGCTCCTGCTATTCATGACCGTGACTCTGTTCCGGTGATGACAACATACGGTGTTAATACGCTTATTTCAGACTCTGGAGTAATCAAGTATCGTATTGTTACGGAGCGATGGGAAATCAATGAGAATAAGAGACCTTCACGCTGGACTTTCAATAAAGGAATTCTACTTACTCAATTTGACTTGAAGAAGCACGTAGTGGGTTACATTCAATGTGACTCTGCTGTCTACTTTGATAAGGATCGTCGTTGGGAACTTAGAGGACGTGTTAGAATCCTTACAGCGCAGGGGCTTAACTTTTATAGTAATGAACTCTATTGGGATGAACGTGAACATCAGATGTGGTCATATACTTACTCACATCTAAAGACACCAGATAAAGAACTACAAGGGAACTGGTTCCGTAGCGATGAACAGATGACAAATTACGAGATACGTCAGACAAAAGGGTGGGGCATCTTCTCTAATGAAGAGTTTATGTCGCCTGCCGGTCCTGCCTTTCCACCAATGGATACCACACATGTTGATAGCATGAAAGGACCCATAGTTCTTCAAAAGTAA
- a CDS encoding MORN repeat-containing protein, whose amino-acid sequence MKHNYIIILLLLIPSYLFAQKIEIGSCTTKDGGIYHGQMFRGKPNGKGKATYKKGNVYEGEFFMGLRHGDGTYKFVDGEKYVGQWFQNQQHGQGVYYFANGNRYDGLWYKDYQQGQGTMYYYNGDKYIGNWDHDKRSGEGKYIFANGAFYEGSWKNDMKNGYGIFKWPDHSSFTGNWVNNLKEGKGIYIYADGDEYNGEWKNDLQNGKGIYKFKDGESYEGEYLDGERTGQGIFRYKNGNQYSGRFLKGLKSGYGTMSWNNGDIYVGYWEKDMQNGQGKLTKKNKDVYEGQFRNGLLEGLIIIHYADGSKFRGSYHNGKRNGAAVEESAEGVRFEGNYRDDRRDGKFIERDKNGKVTASGYYEMGKRYTN is encoded by the coding sequence AGATAGAGATAGGCTCTTGTACTACTAAGGATGGAGGAATTTATCATGGGCAGATGTTCCGCGGTAAACCTAATGGTAAGGGAAAAGCTACTTATAAGAAAGGCAATGTCTATGAAGGTGAATTCTTTATGGGTCTACGTCATGGAGATGGAACCTATAAGTTTGTTGATGGTGAGAAATATGTAGGTCAATGGTTCCAAAACCAGCAACACGGACAAGGTGTTTACTATTTTGCAAATGGTAATCGTTATGACGGTTTATGGTATAAGGATTATCAGCAGGGACAAGGTACTATGTATTATTACAATGGTGATAAGTACATTGGTAACTGGGATCATGATAAGCGTAGTGGAGAGGGGAAGTATATCTTTGCAAATGGCGCTTTTTATGAAGGTTCGTGGAAGAATGATATGAAGAATGGGTATGGAATTTTCAAATGGCCCGACCATTCTTCTTTTACAGGGAATTGGGTGAATAACCTCAAAGAAGGAAAAGGAATTTATATTTATGCCGATGGTGATGAGTATAATGGAGAATGGAAGAACGACCTTCAGAATGGTAAGGGCATCTACAAATTCAAAGATGGCGAAAGCTATGAAGGTGAATATTTAGATGGTGAACGTACTGGACAAGGAATCTTCCGTTATAAAAATGGAAATCAATATTCTGGTCGCTTCTTAAAAGGACTTAAGTCTGGTTATGGCACCATGTCATGGAATAATGGCGATATCTATGTAGGATATTGGGAGAAAGACATGCAAAACGGACAAGGAAAACTTACTAAGAAGAATAAAGACGTCTATGAAGGTCAGTTCAGAAATGGTTTATTAGAAGGGCTTATCATCATTCACTATGCTGATGGTAGTAAGTTCCGTGGCAGCTACCACAATGGTAAACGAAATGGGGCTGCCGTTGAAGAGTCTGCTGAAGGTGTACGTTTTGAAGGTAACTATCGTGATGACCGACGTGATGGAAAGTTCATTGAACGTGATAAGAACGGCAAGGTAACAGCAAGTGGTTACTATGAAATGGGCAAACGCTATACTAATTAG
- a CDS encoding hemolysin family protein → MDISLIIGIIITMVLSAFFSGMEIAFVASNRLLAEMDKEKNGIAQKCLTIYYNNPNGFVSTMLVGNNIVLVIYGIFFAQFFDTTLFVSFDSATRVVLDTLASTIVILFTGEFLPKTLFKSNPNRLLTFFAPLAYVFFIILWPISRFATFLARILLRVVGVKMDEEENDGTFTKVDLDHLVQSTIENAENEDDIEDEVKIFQNALEFQDTKVRDCMVPRTEIKAVEENSTLEELQQMFIESGNSKIIVYERDIDHIKGYIHSSEMFRSPKNWKDHVRQMPFVPETMAAHKLMQVFLLQKKSLGVVVDEFGGTSGIVSLEDIVEEIFGEIEDEHDNTKYIAKQINDNEYILSARLEIDKVNEMFNLDLPEDDDYMTVGGLLLHVYESFPKLNEIVTVGQYEFKIIKKTMTKIELVRLKVNGRE, encoded by the coding sequence TTGGATATAAGTTTAATTATAGGAATCATCATTACAATGGTACTCTCTGCATTCTTTTCAGGAATGGAGATAGCCTTTGTTGCGAGTAATCGTCTCCTTGCAGAGATGGATAAGGAGAAAAATGGTATTGCACAAAAGTGTCTGACCATTTATTATAACAATCCAAATGGCTTTGTATCTACGATGCTTGTTGGTAACAATATAGTTCTTGTTATCTATGGTATCTTCTTTGCGCAATTCTTTGATACAACTTTGTTTGTCTCGTTTGATTCTGCAACACGTGTTGTATTGGATACTTTAGCATCAACGATTGTTATCCTTTTTACTGGTGAGTTCTTACCTAAAACTTTATTTAAGAGTAATCCTAACCGTTTACTTACCTTCTTTGCCCCATTGGCTTATGTCTTTTTCATAATCCTTTGGCCTATCAGTCGCTTTGCAACCTTTTTGGCACGTATTCTTTTGCGTGTAGTTGGTGTAAAGATGGATGAGGAAGAGAATGATGGTACCTTTACAAAGGTTGACCTTGATCATCTTGTACAGAGTACTATAGAGAATGCGGAGAATGAAGATGACATAGAAGACGAGGTGAAGATTTTCCAAAATGCTTTGGAATTTCAAGATACTAAGGTGCGTGATTGTATGGTACCTCGTACTGAAATTAAAGCAGTTGAAGAGAATTCTACATTGGAAGAACTACAACAGATGTTTATAGAGAGCGGTAACTCTAAGATCATTGTTTATGAAAGAGATATCGATCATATCAAAGGTTATATTCATTCTTCAGAGATGTTCCGTTCTCCAAAGAATTGGAAAGATCATGTCCGACAGATGCCATTTGTACCAGAGACTATGGCAGCACATAAACTTATGCAGGTTTTTCTCCTTCAGAAGAAAAGTTTGGGAGTGGTTGTGGATGAGTTTGGCGGTACCAGTGGCATTGTTTCATTGGAAGATATCGTAGAGGAAATCTTCGGTGAAATCGAGGATGAGCATGATAATACAAAGTATATTGCTAAACAGATAAATGACAATGAATACATTCTTTCAGCTCGTTTAGAGATAGACAAGGTGAATGAAATGTTTAACCTTGATTTGCCAGAGGACGATGACTATATGACAGTTGGTGGCTTGTTGTTACATGTTTATGAAAGTTTCCCGAAACTAAACGAAATCGTTACAGTAGGACAATATGAGTTTAAGATAATTAAGAAGACCATGACAAAAATAGAACTCGTACGCCTAAAAGTCAATGGCAGAGAGTAA